In Halorientalis sp. LT38, a genomic segment contains:
- a CDS encoding DUF357 domain-containing protein, which translates to MAADLDEKTDRYEDLLAEALEAAEVTAPPESPLGEAAAECEEMARSYLEDGRHFRADDDPVNALAAFSYGHAWLDAGARIGLFDVPEEGHLFTV; encoded by the coding sequence ATGGCCGCCGACCTGGACGAGAAGACCGACCGCTACGAGGACCTGCTGGCCGAGGCGCTCGAGGCCGCCGAAGTGACGGCGCCGCCCGAATCGCCGCTGGGCGAGGCCGCCGCCGAGTGCGAGGAGATGGCCCGCTCGTACCTGGAGGACGGCCGCCACTTCCGGGCCGACGACGACCCCGTCAACGCGCTGGCGGCCTTCTCCTACGGTCACGCCTGGCTGGACGCGGGGGCGCGGATCGGCCTGTTCGACGTCCCCGAGGAGGGCCACCTCTTCACCGTCTGA
- a CDS encoding sodium:solute symporter family transporter — MVDTGLALGVTVLTLAAFTALGVWFSRGHVRSVEDFVSARDSAGGGTLTATLIASSMGAWILLSPAEVGTSLGLTAVVGYGIGSAVPMALYAVLGPRIRTLMPAGHSLTEYAHARYGPFMHGYVLLVSASYMFIFLAAELTGITTALGLVADVPRWATAGLVGAFVLVYTAYGGLRASIVTDTVQTLLILPLLVVGFAGAVLALGGTGQIHEQVLAANPALLDPGFGTGLAAGFTFVLAILGAEMLNQAWWQRIFAASDGATLRRSFAVTAVAVVPMVVAAGLFGLVATGLGLVGEGQASVAFFLVVDAAFPEWITLSVVVLATLLVMSTTDTLFNALSSLVTADLPRLLDDPDRRTLTLGARLLTVAVALGSVYVALAARSVLALFLLADLLAAATFVPLLAGLYSRRVTELGVLAAAVVGLAVGAAFFPDTNAALAGLLGAARLPAPSLLYAFVGAVACSAGLTALAAGIGAARGRSYEFDRLERDVTRLGDAPAATDGGRDDTEPEVSDR, encoded by the coding sequence ATGGTCGACACTGGACTCGCTCTCGGCGTGACCGTGCTCACCCTCGCCGCGTTCACTGCCCTCGGCGTCTGGTTCAGCCGAGGGCACGTGCGATCGGTCGAGGACTTCGTCAGCGCCCGCGACTCCGCGGGCGGGGGCACCCTCACCGCGACGCTGATCGCCTCGAGCATGGGGGCGTGGATCCTGCTTAGCCCCGCCGAGGTCGGGACATCGCTCGGACTGACCGCGGTCGTCGGGTACGGGATCGGCAGCGCGGTTCCGATGGCCCTCTACGCCGTCCTCGGCCCGCGGATCCGGACGCTGATGCCCGCCGGCCACTCGCTCACGGAGTACGCACACGCCCGCTACGGGCCGTTCATGCACGGCTACGTCCTGCTCGTCAGCGCGAGCTACATGTTCATCTTCCTGGCCGCCGAACTGACCGGGATCACCACGGCACTCGGCCTCGTCGCCGACGTGCCCCGCTGGGCGACCGCCGGCCTCGTGGGCGCGTTCGTCCTCGTCTACACCGCCTACGGCGGCCTCCGGGCGAGCATCGTCACCGACACCGTGCAGACGCTGCTCATCCTCCCGTTGCTGGTCGTCGGGTTCGCCGGCGCCGTACTCGCACTCGGTGGGACGGGGCAGATCCACGAACAGGTCCTCGCCGCGAACCCCGCGCTGCTGGACCCCGGCTTCGGCACCGGACTGGCGGCGGGCTTCACCTTCGTCCTGGCCATCCTCGGCGCGGAGATGCTCAACCAGGCGTGGTGGCAGCGCATCTTCGCCGCCAGCGACGGCGCGACCCTCCGGCGCTCTTTCGCCGTCACCGCCGTCGCGGTCGTCCCGATGGTCGTCGCCGCCGGCCTGTTCGGCCTCGTCGCCACGGGCCTGGGACTCGTCGGCGAGGGCCAGGCCAGCGTCGCCTTCTTCCTCGTCGTCGACGCCGCCTTCCCCGAGTGGATCACGCTCTCCGTCGTCGTCCTCGCCACCCTCCTGGTCATGAGCACGACCGACACGCTGTTCAACGCGCTGTCGAGCCTCGTGACCGCCGACCTCCCCCGGTTGCTCGACGACCCCGACCGGCGGACGCTGACGCTCGGCGCGCGTCTCCTGACGGTCGCCGTCGCCCTCGGCTCCGTCTACGTCGCGCTCGCCGCCCGGAGCGTCCTCGCCCTGTTCCTGCTCGCCGACCTGCTCGCAGCCGCGACCTTCGTCCCGCTGCTGGCCGGCCTCTACTCCCGTCGCGTCACCGAACTCGGCGTCCTCGCCGCCGCTGTCGTCGGGCTGGCGGTCGGCGCCGCCTTCTTCCCGGACACGAACGCGGCGCTCGCCGGCCTCCTGGGTGCCGCCCGTCTCCCCGCGCCGAGCCTGCTCTACGCCTTCGTCGGCGCGGTCGCCTGCTCCGCCGGACTGACGGCGCTCGCCGCCGGGATCGGTGCGGCCAGGGGCCGGTCCTACGAGTTCGACCGCCTGGAGCGCGACGTGACGCGACTCGGTGACGCGCCCGCGGCGACCGACGGTGGCCGCGACGACACGGAGCCGGAGGTGAGCGACCGATGA
- a CDS encoding transcription initiation factor IIB, with the protein MSDITTRTISNERTEQEIDGEAETETETESTTTCPECSGSLVTDSEHGETVCQACGLVVEENEIDRGPEWRAFDASERDEKSRVGAPTTNMMHDKGLSTNIGWQNKDAYGRSLNSSQREKMQRLRTWNERFRTRDSKERNLKQALGEIDRMASALGLPKNVRETASVIYRRALDEDLLPGRSIEGVGTASLYAAARQANTPRSIDEMIAVSRVGEMEMTRTYRYIVRELNLEIQPADPESYVPRFASDLDLSDETERRARELLESARDTGLLSGKSPVGLAAAAVYAASLLTNEKVTQSAVSEVANISEVTIRNRYKELLEAEHDASAA; encoded by the coding sequence ATGAGCGACATTACAACCCGGACGATATCGAACGAACGCACAGAACAGGAGATCGACGGCGAGGCGGAGACCGAGACGGAGACCGAATCGACGACGACCTGCCCGGAGTGCAGCGGCTCGCTGGTGACCGACTCGGAACACGGTGAGACGGTGTGCCAGGCCTGCGGCCTGGTCGTCGAGGAAAACGAGATCGATCGCGGGCCCGAGTGGCGCGCGTTCGACGCGAGCGAACGCGACGAGAAGTCCCGCGTGGGCGCGCCCACGACGAACATGATGCACGACAAGGGCCTCTCGACGAACATCGGCTGGCAGAACAAGGACGCCTACGGCCGGTCGCTGAACTCCAGCCAGCGCGAGAAGATGCAGCGACTGCGGACCTGGAACGAGCGGTTCCGGACGCGAGACTCCAAGGAGCGCAACCTCAAGCAGGCCCTCGGTGAGATCGACCGCATGGCCTCCGCGCTCGGCCTCCCGAAGAACGTCCGCGAGACGGCCAGCGTCATCTACCGCCGCGCGCTCGACGAGGACCTCCTCCCCGGCCGCTCCATCGAGGGCGTCGGGACGGCCTCGCTGTACGCCGCGGCGCGACAGGCCAACACGCCGCGCAGCATCGACGAGATGATCGCCGTCTCCCGCGTCGGCGAGATGGAGATGACCCGGACCTACCGGTACATCGTCCGCGAGCTGAACCTGGAGATCCAGCCCGCAGACCCCGAGAGCTACGTTCCCCGCTTCGCCTCGGACCTCGACCTCTCCGACGAGACCGAGCGCCGGGCCCGGGAACTGCTCGAGAGCGCCCGTGACACCGGGCTGCTGTCCGGCAAGTCGCCGGTCGGCCTCGCCGCGGCAGCGGTCTACGCCGCCTCGCTGCTCACCAACGAGAAGGTGACCCAGTCGGCGGTCTCGGAGGTCGCGAACATCTCCGAGGTCACCATCCGGAACCGGTACAAGGAACTCCTCGAGGCCGAACACGACGCCTCGGCCGCCTGA